In Chryseobacterium gotjawalense, the following are encoded in one genomic region:
- a CDS encoding putative LPS assembly protein LptD, producing the protein MVKTGFKNIPLVLIILIFNNFLAHLPAQNLTGNKIVDKTVPKSDTVILKKEQLQAVVKTKADRTRNDIPKKMTYLNKNAQVKYQDMTIDADYISIDWDKSLVFARGELDSLGKITKPAVAIQGGKTYEYDEFTYNIKTRQAIAFNARTEESEGVIVAEKTKKYNDSVFFMKRGKYTTDEYFIKKKDTIADYYLLAPNIKLIKGKNKSQVITGPIQMYIEQVPTPLIMPFAILPFSDKRSAGILIPSFGEREDVGFFLNSLGYYQPIGEHFDFKILADLYTKGSWNLKPEINYKKNYKYTGNFSADMGTTVRGIKGLADYSKTGTYRIAWRHQQDSKANPFLTFSASVDVVSNKFYNNTVNNNYAFNQNNLNAQQNSSVSIVKRFLTLPVTITGTSSYSQNFSTGLSDLKLPLMNVAINQFYLFKPKTGIRQGLLENITVNTGLNLNNYVQTNEGELFTKAMWDKMQTGLRNNIALGTNTTIAKFFTFSVSANVDNALTTKTLTRNYNPLTNKVEDLLNNKIAGYSSFSTSTSLQTVLYGMLNFKKNSSIQAIRHMMTPQIGFSYSPDFSAASFGYYKNYYNDRGEMTPYSIFDRGIIGSPNSGLVQALSFSVNNNLEMKVKSKKDSTGTKKLKIFESLNFNTNYNFAAPNHKWSLFSFSGQTTLFEKLNLNTNLTLEPYQIIFAPGSETGIRTENFGHFSVQGFNAQLSYPLSEAIFGEKEDLAKKYKTKGEIRNEDYYFDEDHYARFKQPWTLNINAQYGYTRSLTRFGNNVASLGLDGSIKLTPFWNITGNLYYDIVTKEIATTQLGFSRDQRSFTINFNWIPYGQYKVYDFFIGIKANILRDAVKYKDRSFTQPNAPF; encoded by the coding sequence TTGGTCAAAACTGGCTTCAAAAATATACCTCTCGTTTTAATTATCCTAATTTTTAACAATTTTTTAGCACATCTGCCTGCTCAAAATTTGACTGGAAATAAGATAGTTGATAAGACTGTACCCAAATCTGATACGGTTATTCTAAAGAAAGAACAGTTGCAGGCAGTGGTGAAAACAAAGGCCGACCGCACCAGAAACGACATCCCAAAAAAGATGACCTATCTGAACAAAAATGCGCAGGTGAAATACCAGGACATGACCATCGATGCCGATTACATCTCGATTGACTGGGACAAATCGCTGGTCTTTGCAAGAGGAGAGCTGGATTCTTTGGGGAAAATTACAAAACCAGCAGTTGCCATTCAGGGAGGCAAAACTTACGAATACGACGAATTCACCTACAACATCAAAACCCGCCAGGCAATCGCCTTCAATGCCCGGACTGAGGAAAGCGAAGGGGTAATCGTTGCCGAAAAAACAAAGAAATATAACGACTCGGTCTTCTTTATGAAAAGAGGGAAATACACCACCGACGAATATTTCATTAAGAAAAAAGATACGATTGCGGATTACTATTTGCTCGCTCCCAACATTAAATTAATTAAAGGAAAAAATAAATCGCAGGTAATTACCGGACCGATTCAGATGTATATCGAACAGGTTCCTACGCCTTTGATTATGCCCTTTGCGATTTTACCTTTTTCGGATAAAAGAAGCGCAGGGATTTTAATTCCAAGTTTTGGTGAAAGAGAAGATGTTGGATTTTTCCTGAATTCTCTGGGCTATTATCAGCCAATCGGGGAACATTTTGATTTCAAAATTCTGGCCGACCTCTACACCAAAGGAAGCTGGAATTTAAAACCGGAAATCAATTATAAAAAGAACTACAAATACACGGGGAATTTTTCTGCAGATATGGGAACAACTGTACGTGGAATAAAGGGTCTCGCCGATTATTCCAAAACCGGAACGTACCGGATTGCGTGGCGGCACCAGCAGGATTCCAAAGCCAATCCGTTTCTTACTTTCTCGGCATCTGTGGATGTGGTGAGCAACAAGTTCTATAATAATACCGTAAATAATAATTACGCCTTTAATCAAAACAACCTCAACGCGCAACAGAATTCATCAGTCAGTATTGTTAAAAGATTCCTGACTTTACCGGTCACCATTACAGGAACTTCTTCTTATTCTCAGAATTTCTCGACCGGATTATCAGATTTAAAACTGCCGCTCATGAATGTGGCGATCAACCAGTTTTATTTATTCAAACCAAAGACGGGAATCAGACAGGGTTTATTAGAAAACATTACGGTAAATACAGGACTGAACCTTAACAATTACGTCCAGACAAATGAGGGCGAGCTTTTTACCAAAGCCATGTGGGATAAAATGCAAACCGGACTCAGAAACAATATTGCTTTAGGAACCAATACCACTATTGCTAAATTTTTCACGTTCTCGGTTTCTGCTAATGTAGATAATGCTTTAACCACCAAAACACTGACCAGAAATTACAATCCGCTCACCAATAAAGTGGAGGATCTGTTAAACAATAAAATCGCAGGCTATTCTTCGTTCTCCACCAGCACGAGTTTACAGACCGTTCTGTATGGAATGTTAAATTTCAAAAAGAATTCATCCATTCAGGCGATTCGTCACATGATGACGCCACAGATCGGCTTCAGTTATTCGCCGGATTTTTCCGCGGCCAGTTTCGGATATTATAAAAATTATTATAATGACCGTGGGGAAATGACGCCCTACTCTATTTTTGACCGAGGAATTATCGGTTCACCTAATTCAGGTTTGGTACAGGCGTTAAGTTTTTCGGTCAATAATAATTTAGAGATGAAAGTAAAGTCTAAAAAGGATTCTACCGGAACGAAGAAGCTGAAAATTTTTGAAAGTTTAAATTTCAATACCAATTACAATTTCGCGGCACCAAATCATAAATGGTCGCTGTTTAGTTTCAGCGGACAAACCACCTTATTTGAAAAATTGAATCTGAACACCAACTTAACTCTGGAGCCTTATCAGATTATATTTGCCCCAGGAAGTGAAACCGGCATCAGGACAGAAAACTTCGGACATTTCAGCGTACAGGGTTTCAATGCACAGCTTTCTTATCCATTGAGTGAAGCCATCTTTGGTGAAAAAGAAGACCTTGCGAAGAAGTATAAAACTAAAGGAGAAATACGGAATGAAGATTATTATTTCGATGAAGATCATTACGCGAGGTTTAAGCAACCCTGGACTTTAAATATAAATGCACAGTATGGTTACACCCGAAGCTTAACCCGATTCGGAAATAATGTAGCGTCATTAGGGCTGGATGGCAGCATTAAATTAACGCCTTTTTGGAATATCACAGGAAACTTATATTACGATATTGTCACCAAAGAAATCGCGACCACGCAGTTAGGATTCTCACGTGACCAAAGAAGTTTTACCATCAACTTTAACTGGATTCCTTATGGACAGTACAAAGTGTATGATTTCTTTATCGGAATTAAAGCCAACATTCTGCGTGATGCAGTGAAATATAAGGACCGAAGTTTCACCCAACCCAACGCGCCATTTTAA
- a CDS encoding N-acetylmuramoyl-L-alanine amidase family protein, with protein MITDSFSFKKYLFLFFSLIFILPNAQKKFTIVLDAGHGGSDHGANRYYSEVGTLREKDVTLAVVLKLGRMLEKNKDFKIIYTRKIDEFPSLTDRTTLANRSKADLFVSVHCNASTKTSPYGTETFVQGPDQNKTNLEVAKAENDVIFLDEKDRETFASYDPKSPESLIALKIQQSKYLESSLLFGSFVEGNFEKKDQRFSRGVKQQNLHVLRLNAMPSVLIETGFISNYDEGMYLASDKGQNEIAESIYDAIVSYKKAIERNGSIVNVPKQPEKPAEVALKNDFRILLMSSPMKYNSSDPALKGLNYVLTIKDNDLYKYYYSVTNLASVRDSNLKTVKDAGFKNAVPISFIPNQKLGIGYYTLEVAVSDQKLSANSAVLNTLKDVIRTKENGKFYYTYGKFSSLEEAVKVQNDLEGKGINNSVIQKISR; from the coding sequence ATGATTACTGATAGTTTTTCTTTTAAAAAATATTTATTCCTTTTTTTCTCTTTGATATTCATTCTTCCCAACGCTCAAAAAAAGTTCACGATTGTCCTGGATGCGGGGCATGGTGGCTCTGATCATGGGGCAAACAGGTATTACAGTGAAGTTGGAACTTTACGGGAAAAAGATGTTACCCTGGCTGTGGTATTAAAATTAGGGCGTATGCTCGAAAAAAACAAAGATTTTAAAATCATATACACCCGGAAAATAGATGAATTTCCGTCGTTGACCGATCGGACTACCTTAGCGAACCGCAGTAAAGCAGATTTATTCGTCTCGGTTCACTGCAATGCAAGTACTAAAACTTCTCCATACGGAACCGAAACCTTTGTGCAGGGTCCAGATCAGAATAAAACAAATCTTGAAGTGGCCAAAGCAGAAAATGATGTGATTTTCCTGGATGAAAAAGACCGCGAGACCTTTGCTTCGTATGATCCGAAATCTCCTGAATCTTTAATTGCGCTTAAAATCCAACAAAGTAAATATTTAGAAAGCAGCCTTCTATTTGGCAGTTTCGTAGAAGGGAATTTTGAAAAAAAGGATCAACGGTTTTCGCGGGGAGTAAAACAACAGAATCTACACGTGTTAAGGTTAAACGCGATGCCTTCTGTTTTAATTGAAACCGGTTTTATCAGTAATTATGACGAAGGAATGTATTTGGCCTCGGATAAGGGTCAAAATGAAATTGCTGAAAGTATTTATGATGCTATTGTAAGTTATAAAAAAGCGATTGAAAGAAATGGAAGCATTGTAAATGTGCCCAAACAACCAGAGAAACCGGCAGAAGTCGCTTTGAAAAATGATTTCAGAATTTTATTGATGTCATCGCCGATGAAGTACAACAGCAGTGATCCGGCTTTAAAAGGTCTGAATTACGTTCTTACGATCAAAGATAATGATTTGTATAAGTATTATTATAGCGTCACAAATCTAGCGTCTGTAAGAGATAGTAATTTAAAAACCGTGAAAGATGCGGGATTTAAGAATGCTGTGCCGATATCATTTATACCCAATCAGAAATTAGGCATTGGTTATTATACTTTAGAAGTTGCGGTGAGTGATCAGAAATTGAGTGCTAATTCTGCGGTGCTCAATACCTTGAAAGACGTGATCCGAACCAAGGAAAACGGCAAGTTCTACTATACTTACGGCAAGTTTTCCAGCTTAGAAGAAGCGGTGAAAGTGCAGAATGATCTGGAGGGAAAAGGAATTAATAATTCGGTGATTCAAAAAATTTCAAGATAA